The Bacillus basilensis genome includes a region encoding these proteins:
- a CDS encoding histidine phosphatase family protein produces MQILLIRHGESEDDFLEEGYKGSTDLQLTKRGLEQVEKMSSYISKELSPELIWSSTLLRATQSTEILNNAVNCPVEYLIELREMQNGESKLDFRLRAENILAVVRERSKQYKRIAIVSHGGVITKIIDSFLQLPKEHDVWFHTDNTGIHLLEYQSNFRIIRFSNNTNHLNIS; encoded by the coding sequence ATGCAAATCCTACTAATTCGTCATGGAGAATCCGAAGATGATTTTTTAGAAGAGGGGTATAAAGGATCTACTGATCTACAGTTAACAAAAAGGGGATTGGAACAAGTTGAAAAAATGTCTAGTTATATATCAAAGGAACTCTCTCCAGAACTGATTTGGTCGAGTACTCTATTAAGAGCAACTCAATCTACTGAAATTTTGAATAATGCTGTTAACTGCCCTGTAGAGTATCTAATTGAGTTACGTGAAATGCAGAATGGGGAGAGTAAACTAGACTTTAGATTACGTGCTGAGAACATCCTTGCAGTTGTTAGAGAAAGAAGCAAACAGTACAAACGAATTGCAATTGTTTCCCATGGAGGAGTGATTACAAAAATTATAGATAGCTTCCTTCAGTTACCGAAAGAACATGATGTGTGGTTCCATACTGACAACACAGGCATACATCTACTTGAATACCAGTCAAATTTCCGTATTATTAGATTTAGTAACAATACCAATCATTTAAACATTTCTTGA